Within Leishmania infantum JPCM5 genome chromosome 35, the genomic segment CATCACACAGGAGAacgcgaagaagagaaacgTGGAAGAGAGGCCGAACTTCTCCTTTGTTGTTTACACGGGGAGAAAAGtcgcgaaaaaaaaaaaggaggtcGAATAGAGCAGTGCCTCACAAGGGGTGGAGTCAGGAGTTATTTCATAAACAGCAAAAGAGCATTGGTGCAGGCcaacacaaaaagaaggagcTACACACCAGCAGTTTCGACATACGCTAAGGCAAAGAAaacaggagagagacgctgcatgcgcaggccgaaaaaaaaaagaatggGGTTGGAGTCAGCCAGAGTGGTGGTAGTGCACGTACtacgtgtatgtgtttgTACTCTCGTTGGCAGAGTGCAAGACGCACATTGAGGCACTtcccacaagcacacgcgctcacATCGAAAAAAAAGCTCTCGCACACGGTCGGGTCCTTCGTGAATTCACAACTACCGAGTTTGCTTCACAAATCAGCCAGCAGACAAATGTAGATGGAGACACCAatgaaaaagaagaaggtCGGCCATTGTGGCTACCTCTCTCAACTAGTACTCTTGGCCACAAGAAAGCGCGTCGATTCTCACAGCGGGTAGACGTGTGTCAGAGAAGCGGGAGAAAAACGTTTGTCTAAGGTCCTGAGACAGAGATGAGTTTCTAGTGGGGAGCGTGCAGAGAAAAAGACAGAAAGACGGACGGCTCTCATTTCAGCGGTCACCGAGGCTCACGCTTTTTGCGTCTTAATTCAGCAGTTCCCCTCCATCGCAAGGTGCTCGAGGTCATGCTTGACGGCCAAGGGTGGAGGGCGACAGAAAACAAACGTGTTGCACTACTTTCCAGACTCGATGGCACAGTCGACAAGTGTCGTGTTGCGAGGCCTGTACGCAATATCGTACACTGCAACGCCGTCCCCCTCAGCTACAACGTACGCCCTGCGTGGGTCTCCGCGCACCCAGCTTACATTCTGCACCCTTTTCAGGTCCGCCAGCGTCGTCGGCACTTGCGACGCCACCCACTCCTTCATTTTCTGTGTGGCATTCGCATCGATGGCGCTGGCATCGATGCCCTGCTTAAGTGCCCCTTTAGCCGCCTCGGCTACCTCGAACTCGTGCTTGAAGTAGTAGTGGATGAAATAAGGAATCGCCGGCATAGCATAGTGCATCAGTACCGAGCTCCATGTCCAGGTCTGATTGGAGGGCGCGGGTCGGAGAACCTGGAGCGAGCGTGGTTCTTTGTCCGATACGTAGCGCAGTGGACGCTTCGCGCACATTTCTTTCACCCTAACAGAAAGACTTTGCAATTGCCGTCCCACGAAAAGGTCCTCGTGCTGCATGAGCAAGCTCGCATAATGACTGTTATACATGAAGGTGTACGGCAGCATTAATAGCATCAGCAAAAGATCGTTGAAGACATCGAATGTGTTCAGTACAGCTTGGATGAGGCGACGGTCTAGTGCATAGCCAGGACCATGGCCATAGACAACGTTTGAATTCGTACCACCACACTCGATACAGGCATTCCTCTGCGTCGTCGATGCCCAGCGTCGGTGGGATAACCCCTTTGTGTGGAATGGTCGCCGTCAAGTTGCGCGGTTTCGCCCACCCACCGCGCACatgtcgcaggtcgctcaaGTACTGTGGCACCTTCAAGTacgtgtcgtcgtcgcccttcATGATGTACGGCACGTCTGGGAAGGCAGTGTACGCGTAGTTCAGCCATATCACGACCTTTTGAGTCATGCCTACTTCTGTCGGGATACCCCACGATATCGCATCGCccattttctttttcgtggTCGGCTTGCGGTCCGTCAAAAAGTCCAGCCACAGCGAgttgcggtggtgcagcgcctcctgccacAATGCAGCGGACACGTGGCACACGtactgcgccgctgctgtgaaGGCAGGTGTCACGGGCAGCGACAACTGGGCTGAAAGAGCCGCGAGGGGCGAGGTCCCGTCCACAAGACTTGCCCTAGTAACCACGGAGGTCCTTACACCAGCGCAGGGTGACTTCCACACCGCGTCATCGCTTCTTGGGATGTCGCGCCACCCATCACGCAGCACCACGCGACGCTGCACGTACGTGGGGGCACTGTTGACGTCACCGTCATCCACCGTCAGATGCTGcgcagtcgctgcggcgTACTCGCTCACTGTTGgggccagctgcgccacgtccACGGTGGAATGCGTTGTGTCCTCAGAATCAcgctccgcagcagcgaacacgtagagctgcagcagcgcgccagtAAAGTTGTTCTCGGTGCGCGCAACCTCTCGGTACGTCAACCACGTCGCCCGCTGCGCGTCCCGCAGCGGGTAGCGCTTCGGCTGGTCCGTTGAAGGTATGCCCATCACGATCAAGTGCCGCGGTCGCTCACCTGTGCCCCTCGACTGCGACGCGTGgacgaagcggcgctgctgcgcgtacGACCGGGTCACCCATTGCCACCGCGGCAGTTCAGTTGCAATGTCCACGTCGTCCGTCACGCTCGCCATGGCAAACAGCATGGGCCCCATGAGGCCCAGCGGCGCAGATGTTGTCGCGAACACGGAAAGCCCTTTCAGCCTCTGGTTTCCCGTCCTGTCAGTCGATCTCCCCGCATTCGCAGCAACCGCAGAAGCGTACGTGACATTGTCGAAGCACATCGTGCAGTCCTCGTCGATCACGCGCAGCGTCCACGAAGGCAGCTGATCACGGTCCAGCCGCACCAGAGagccagcgccagcggcagcaaggcCACGCTGTGTGGTCGTCAACTGCTCCCAAGCGCTCTTGTGCTGCACAAGAACAGAAAACGGCGATGGAAACTCAGATAGACGGGCCGCTTCATTGGGCAACTCTATTAAGGGTTTCTGTTGTGTTCCACTATCGGTCGTATTTGGGCTGATGGCCCAGTGAACCATGACTATGAGAGCAAGTAAGACGGCTAGCGCAACCAGGAAACGTTTTTGAATTTGTGAAGGCAGACATTGTGCCGCGGATCGTCGAGGATATCCGCGTATCCGAGAGGGTAGGGTCTGTGATACCGCATTTGACCATTCATCCTTTCTCGGCAGTGTGCTGGCGCTACTCTTATCACCGCTCGCCGCTCGAGTCGAATCCACCTCCGGCTTGCCGCGTGAGCGCGAGTGACAGCCCTGTCCGCtctccgcagcgctgctcagcCCGCAGTGCTTCTGAGAGGAGGAAAGCAGCTGAAGAGGGTCGGCGCGGTGCGTGTCCCTGGGAGCccacgccggtggcgcaTTGTTCTCTCGCATGAGGGTGTACTTCGCGTGCAgtgaggtggtggggggaAGGAGTGCCTAAGGTGTGCAGGTGGGTGGTAAAGTGGCACGAGCACACTCTTGGCCGCGTACAGCGAAACAGCAGGACCACGGACAGAGACGCAGGTGGATCGAGGGCGGCCGAAGAGGATTGCACGCCAACACAGGGCAGCGGTGAAGAAGAGTTGTGAGCGCGTCGGTGCGACTGCAAAGGGCGCGCGAGTCAGCGGACCTGTGTCGCCCTCCACTTgcatgtgcctgtgtgtgggtgtgggtgtgggtgtgggtgtgggtgggtggatgtAGGGAgaaatagagagagggagatatAGAGAGATGGGCGGAGGGAATTGGGGGAAGGTGGGCGCCGTGAGATGGTCAAAGGACTCGCGAATCGGGTGACTCGAAGTGACAGTGGAAGATGTCACGGCGTCGAGCAACACCGAAGCGGCGCTGTGGAAATGGTGAGGCTGTTTGCCTTTTTGGTCGTGCAGGCTGTTGCCACACAAAACAGGTCTGAGTTTCTCTTCCCCGAGACAAAAATGGGCAAGACTTTCCTTTGCAAGGATGTGCGCGGCAGTCACCCCGCTGCACCTTTCGCTGGCATCCGGCGCGGTTCGATGGAAAGTCCCCAGCGCCTaacagaaaagagggagggcctGCACGTACTTCAGTGGGAGACGCGTCAGCAGTGCCgatgcccctcctcctctacgcgagaagaagcagaggagtagccacacgcacaggagaggaaagcaaaagtggcagaggtgcaagggaagagggcggcgcgcgctggaCGGGTGCACTGTCGTCGGTGAGTGAAATCGAGCCTGTACCCGGATGGCCTGCTGTTTGATGCACAGACAGAGTACGTGGCGTGCGGTGGGCAGGCCGTGCCGAAAACGCGAAAGAGAACAGCGCGGCGCCACGATACGCTGTACACTACAGCGAAGCGCAAAAcagccagcagcgtcgaccaCCCGAAAACGAAGCGCAAAGGCCAAATCAGCAACGCGATCGAAAATAGGCTGCTGAGCCCCTCCCCAGTGGTGGGCACAGGCACcggggaaggaaaagggagcAGCGCATGGCGAGCTTGATTTTATCCGCGTCACAATCCGCCACTCACACGCGCGGATGCGGGTGAGGGTGCAACAGAAGAACGTCTACCTTGAGAAGTCGAGAACAGGAGATCGCCACAGGCGTATGAGGCTGAGGAGGTGGGAAAAGGCGGTCCCAGGTGCGCCGTTCTCAGAGCTCGTACTTTTTCCTTGATTCGCGCCGTTGGTTGTACGGCTGTGCTCTCTTTCCCACTGGCTCGAATGTCAGTGAAAAGCACCCATCGCCGCCCGGCATCTGCTTCACGAAGCTGAGCAGCGGATGCACGATCCCCCGTGTCCTCTGCATTCGGGTGTCTCCGTCTGTGAGCTCGTGCGTGTTATGTGTGTGCGAACAGAGAACAggaggagacgaagagaagcgcaAAGAGTGAAAGGGAGCGCATGGCACTCTGGCATAGAGAATGAGCGagcaagcggcggcggaggagtggCAATGTCGAAGAGGCGGCCCAGCATCCCGCGTGGTGACCTCTGGCGCCGGCGGGCGTTGAGGGAagcagggagggggcgggctGCACTCAGCCTCCATAGACACGGACGCCGAGAGCGTGCTTCGGATACGGCCGCGCACGACCGCTCTCCAGGTATGCAGTGGAGTGGGTGTgctgttttctttctgtACTGCCGCCAGCAAACAGCGATGGGTAGGGAAGGGTGTCAGCACGAGACAGAAGAAAAGCCAtagtggggggaggggaagtcGAAAACCAAGGAAACCACAGAAACGATGGCAGGAACAAAGAAGGTGTATCTATGAGTGTGCAGCGGCTCTGCGAGCATTTACGCGTAGCCGTAGAGGATGTGGCCttgcttgcgcagcgcgttcACAACATCgcacgccgtcaccgtcTTCTTGCGTGCGTACTCGGTGtaggccgtgctgcagcgcacaaTGTCCTCCACGTAAGCCttcagcacgcggcgcacctctTCGTAGACCTCGCTCGAGATGCGCTtcacgccaccgcggcgcgccaTGCGGCGGACGCAGCCGCGAGTGATGCCGCGGATgttgtcgcgcagcaccttcttctGGCGCCTCTGGCTGCCCTTGGCATCAGCGGAGCGCTTGCCCTTCGCCATTGTTGATATgtgaaggggggagggcgtaGGTGAACGTGATGTAAAGTGCAAGGTGTGACGAATCTGAGTCGAGGCACGTACGGGGAAAGATCACAGAGAAAAGCGGAGCAAAGTTGATTTTGGACGTTGGGTAGTAAGCCACCTGAAGTTCTACGGGTCAGGGAAAGAAAACTAGACATGAGAAATTTTAaagtcgtcgccgccgccgccagcgttGTGTCCTAGCAgcgacgcatgcgcgcaaCCTCTCATAGCACGAGGAGCGGCAATGGCACCTTCTTTTGCTCCAAACATCATTCTATGCGTAGGCCCAACTTGTGGTAGCCGGCTTCTCGTCACCCTCAGCAGCTCTGTAAGCCCCGCAGATCTCATCACGGTAGCCAGGAATGAAAATAAGAAGACCTATGTAGTATCCCGTCCTCACAAAGATTCGGAGAGATAGGGAGAAAATGAGTTCGCCAAAACGTCACTTCCGCTCGATGATGGTGGACTGACCTACGCGGCAGCCCCACCAACGTAGAATATCGACAATGGCCACCAGGGCTCCGGACAGTTTATAGCCCTTCGACGTGGCGAATCCAACACCCATGGCCACGCGCTGCTCCTTGCCCTCATCGTGGCCGAGCTTTTCTGCATCAAAGAAAACACTCTCCACGCCTTGTGTGATGTTCAGCTGGCGGCACGTCTGCAGACGCGtcgtcacacacacaatcgGGCAGTTCGGACGGTACTTCGCCACTAGTCGAGCGCTGCGGCCGGTGTTGCTCAGCACCACCATTACCTTGGCCTTGGTCTCATACACAGAGTTCACGGCACTGCTGCAAACAGCCTCCTCAGCACTCATCGGGATGGGCTGCAGTTTTTTGATGCTGTTGAAGAAGACGTATTCGTTAACGGCGCTCTGCGCCTCTAGGCAGATGCGCGCCATGTACTGAACCACCTCATTCGGATACTTGCCCTTCGCCGTCTCACCAGACAGCATCACGCAATCCGCACCGTTGAAGACAGCGTTAGCGACATCCGATACCTCAGCGCGCGTCGGGCGGGGGTTGTACGTCATGCTCTCCAGCATCTGCGTCGCGCAGATGACCGGCTTGCCGGCAACGTTGCACTTGCTGATCAGGATCTTCTGCGCAACCACCACCTTCTCCGCTGGGATCTCAACACCGAGGTCGCCGCGCGCAACCATGATGCCGTCGCTCTCCTCAATGATAGAGTCGATGTTCTGCACGCCCTGGTGGTTCTCGATCTTGCAGATGATCATGATGTCACGTCCCTTCGCGCCAAGCGCCTCCCGCACCTCGCCCACCTGCTCCGCGCTCCGGATGAACGACGCGAAGATCATGTCCACGCCCTGCTCCACGCCAAACTGCAGGTCCGCGCAGTCCTTCGCCGACACAGCCGGCAGGTCCACGTCGCACCCCGGCAGGTTCACACCGCGTCGGTCAGAGATCGTGTGCGCGTTAGTCACCGTGCACTTCAGCGTCTGCTCGTCCTCGTGGCTCTGCACGTGCAGGATCAGGATGCCGTCGTCGATGTAGATGTAGCTGCCAGGGCGCACCACCTTCGACAGGTTCTGGTAGTCGATGTAGAACTTGTCCTTGGTGCCCTTGTCAGCAAACGCAGGGTCTGTCGTCACGTAGCATGTCGCGCCTCGCTCCATCACGGCCTCGCCACCAACGAACTGTCCCGTCCGAATCTCGGGCCCCTTTGTGTCCAGCGCGATCGCGATATTCACACCgagctccgcggcggcctgGCGCACATTGTTGATCGTCGTCCGGTGGTACTCGTGTGACCCATGCGAGAAGTTCATGCGCGCAACAGACATGCCGCTCTGAATCAGTCccttcagcgcctccacgctCTGCGTGCTGGGGCCGATAGTGCACACGATCCGGGTCGCCCGGTGGTTCGCAACCGGCTCGAAGATCGAGAGCGTCAGGTTGTGAGCCAACTGCGACATTTTGTAGAATGAGGGGAAGGCGAGAGGTGAGAAGGTGAGTAAAATGAGTTCAAAAACGGCAGCTGTGAGAAGACAAAAGTGAAGCACTGACTGTgccgtatgtgtgtgtgtttacgtgtacgtgtacgtgtgaGACAGTGTCCCGTTGTCACCCGGAGACATAGAAAGTGTAAAAGAGGAGAATATATGGCAAGTGTTTGAAAGGGTGATTGTATACGCATGTCTGCTTGACAGCGAGATCA encodes:
- the SCG7 gene encoding phosphoglycan beta 1,3 galactosyltransferase 7; this encodes MRENNAPPAWAPRDTHRADPLQLLSSSQKHCGLSSAAESGQGCHSRSRGKPEVDSTRAASGDKSSASTLPRKDEWSNAVSQTLPSRIRGYPRRSAAQCLPSQIQKRFLVALAVLLALIVMVHWAISPNTTDSGTQQKPLIELPNEAARLSEFPSPFSVLVQHKSAWEQLTTTQRGLAAAGAGSLVRLDRDQLPSWTLRVIDEDCTMCFDNVTYASAVAANAGRSTDRTGNQRLKGLSVFATTSAPLGLMGPMLFAMASVTDDVDIATELPRWQWVTRSYAQQRRFVHASQSRGTGERPRHLIVMGIPSTDQPKRYPLRDAQRATWLTYREVARTENNFTGALLQLYVFAAAERDSEDTTHSTVDVAQLAPTVSEYAAATAQHLTVDDGDVNSAPTYVQRRVVLRDGWRDIPRSDDAVWKSPCAGVRTSVVTRASLVDGTSPLAALSAQLSLPVTPAFTAAAQYVCHVSAALWQEALHHRNSLWLDFLTDRKPTTKKKMGDAISWGIPTEVGMTQKVVIWLNYAYTAFPDVPYIMKGDDDTYLKVPQYLSDLRHVRGGWAKPRNLRRPFHTKGLSHRRWASTTQRNACIECGGTNSNVVYGHGPGYALDRRLIQAVLNTFDVFNDLLLMLLMLPYTFMYNSHYASLLMQHEDLFVGRQLQSLSVRVKEMCAKRPLRYVSDKEPRSLQVLRPAPSNQTWTWSSVLMHYAMPAIPYFIHYYFKHEFEVAEAAKGALKQGIDASAIDANATQKMKEWVASQVPTTLADLKRVQNVSWVRGDPRRAYVVAEGDGVAVYDIAYRPRNTTLVDCAIESGK
- a CDS encoding histone H4, putative, pseudogene; translation: MAKGKRSADAKGSQRRQKKVLRDNIRGITRGCVRRMARRGGVKRISSEVYEEVRRVLKAYVEDIVRCSTAYTEYARKKTVTACDVVNALRKQGHILYGYA
- a CDS encoding pyruvate kinase, translated to MSVARMNFSHGSHEYHRTTINNVRQAAAELGVNIAIALDTKGPEIRTGQFVGGEAVMERGATCYVTTDPAFADKGTKDKFYIDYQNLSKVVRPGSYIYIDDGILILHVQSHEDEQTLKCTVTNAHTISDRRGVNLPGCDVDLPAVSAKDCADLQFGVEQGVDMIFASFIRSAEQVGEVREALGAKGRDIMIICKIENHQGVQNIDSIIEESDGIMVARGDLGVEIPAEKVVVAQKILISKCNVAGKPVICATQMLESMTYNPRPTRAEVSDVANAVFNGADCVMLSGETAKGKYPNEVVQYMARICLEAQSAVNEYVFFNSIKKLQPIPMSAEEAVCSSAVNSVYETKAKVMVVLSNTGRSARLVAKYRPNCPIVCVTTRLQTCRQLNITQGVESVFFDAEKLGHDEGKEQRVAMGVGFATSKGYKLSGALVAIVDILRWWGCRVGQSTIIERK